One Bombus pascuorum chromosome 4, iyBomPasc1.1, whole genome shotgun sequence DNA segment encodes these proteins:
- the LOC132906440 gene encoding mediator of RNA polymerase II transcription subunit 13 isoform X3: MTHPSHQTNGASLEDCHTNFFALTDLCGIKWKKLVWGEVAGDFGGTPLEDPVLSSFSRCLAGDILCVWRRVAATPATSGPATASATGAGIFDLGIAPSPAPPPLSLTAAKELWIFWYGEEPDLSGLVSPELIACESEQGSWESGLSYECRSLLFKALHNLIERCLLSRDFVRLGKWFVQPYDGFEKHRCSSTIYSSHLSFSFAFFVHGESTVCASVDVRQHPAVRHLTRTCLQRTQTSQSGVKVILAPYGLAGTLTGPVGRTDSQLLEEWKHFYPINGSNVEAGLPSLVEVLVGGVRMRYPSCYVLVTDMDDTPSDTALSPPNSPASYEHPLLSQQDIRAATELPERVWAECTLSSPISASKTESSTEPGTWTFVDPTQKSSCTCSKYATPGGWKSLASSQVQRERVDKGGRRVVPFHRRSTTQWDACPSVPANAPRSVLNRTEAPSTPPGGPPSYSRGPPTGGDCLPVPSVGSPGSPAPSPLPTPHSEPASVPPAEPTMPTLSPQPPPSHTNTAPPLTPSQGPKSISSACNNQVHSPAPGPTLKRPVLASRECEDIYLENEQSLPWLYDYSTQEAWLNHPVKRFKESNTSPVNVRSNTLYPPMNSQVPQSQTPKLEIKQEPNVNVGDCIGRRTDPYEFDATGEENGTSVDGLRRPRDDPTKPGSLFTSEGLQASYKDLDQIFDNSDPDTSSDETNLNQLQVQTPPESNRSGGLHEETRVDANNRHNNRGVGVLRPEELSKMFPTPPSLEHNPVASPCQLNDPLMDQTELSVPQRPLRHLPDIYPNMGSPQEEPIDDWSYVFKPTPICKMVGSSKYAPLTNLPSQSLPSVTLPSHCVYRSSWQCNSTSNNSDKPLPPTRPGSVQQQQQQPCPPSPAPLGAPYRSATISGRPPPPPYDQPSPATSTTSSYLNKNLNSIEADTPGPTRAPESNSLIVNILLGDTVLNIFRDHNFDSCSLCVCNAGPKVVGNIKGADAGVYLTHSWSGGALFQDDDQIRCSCGFSAVVNRRLAHQAGLFYEDEMEITGIAEDPAEKKKASLIAVACGGGKPSEGLDVIPPNVLELLREQCLIIQSSASSLYRASRIYSSMKSYPMLTPTVNMLEFNDGNEVSLAALDQGKINGTHNERTNRVIGVHRWVFLRAKGPQCSGDIVRMMRALQPLLQDAVQKKCTTRMWEAPYTVAGPLTWRQFHRLAGRGTDDRCEPQPIPALVVGYDRDWLSLSPYALSYWEKLLLEPYAGPRDVAYVVVAPDNDCVINKVKSFFRELSTTYEICRLGRHTPISKSLRDGILRVGKASMQKQVKQPIDDWFKLLGENQLGELLRLYAQVCNHRLAPYLTQVIQDRSLLDPGDLQPTNKQQQPQTTIPVTDTMPVTPDVMTNKSESVEGENPRSETPSSNTTANTNSNTGNTTPTSQTAAIHTNTTSGPDEEEIEPPAIVVYLVEPFSLGGPEDADRRRLAILALLRAYSTAVNSMPENLRSNINVQIISLESIMELGRARERRKIQDEMRALALNVFLQGRRLLNHNSTVKSLTGFGTAAAADIFLKSKDERNRASYRLYSPAYVLAPLRAKSEAPESFGIAGPEECAVLYLSYCLSEDQSWLLAVATDDRGEIFETATINIDIPNRKRRKRASARRIGLQKLMDFILGVMSQGVQPWRLVVGRVGRIGHGELKGWSWLLSRKALLKASKHLKEICGQCSLLYPSAAPCVLSACLVSLEPDSTLRLMADQFTPDERFSQASVNCQLSTPQDVTCTHILVFPTSATTQSSQTAFQEQHINGPELGDDELFSALNDDMPEGMEGMGDFNDIFNVWPEAGAGGGQSPGGSPHRPEGSPLGGDGGGSGLGNHDGPGSPFPCSNTPRVAVAEQAEEVGTLLQQPLALGYLVSTAPTGRMPPWFWSACPHLEGVCPVFLKNALHLHSPAIQQNSDDLLQQQSALTAHPLDSQYTTDVLRYVLEGYNALSWLAVDANTKDRLSCLPVHVQALMQLYHAAAALV; the protein is encoded by the exons aCGGATCTCTGCGGCATCAAATGGAAGAAGCTCGTGTGGGGCGAAGTAGCCGGCGATTTCGGTGGCACCCCCCTCGAGGACCCGGTGTTATCGAGCTTCTCGCGGTGCCTCGCGGGTGACATTCTCTGCGTGTGGCGACGAGTCGCCGCTACACCAGCTACCTCCGGCCCAGCAACCGCCTCGGCAACTGGAGCTGGAATCTTCGACCTAGGCATTGCACCCTCGCCCGCACCACCACCCCTTTCCCTTACTGCCGCTAAGGAACTCTGGATTTTCTGGTATGGCGAGGAACCTGATCTCTCCGGTCTTGTGTCACCGGAACTCATCGCGTGTG AAAGTGAACAGGGTTCTTGGGAAAGTGGATTATCGTATGAGTGCAGGTCACTTCTTTTCAAGGCTCTGCATAACTTAATCGAACGGTGCTTACTATCTCGTGATTTTGTTCGCCTTGGAAAGTGGTTCGTACAACCTTATGATGGATTCGAGAAACACCGTTGCAGTAG tacCATTTACAGTAGCCACCTGTCATTCTCCTTTGCATTTTTTGTGCATGGAGAAAGCACTGTATGTGCAAGTGTGGATGTCAGGCAGCATCCTGCTGTGAGACATCTTACAAGAACTTGTTTACAACGCACCCAAACTTCCCAGTCTGGTGTCAAAG TGATACTAGCTCCTTATGGACTGGCAGGTACATTAACTGGCCCAGTGGGACGTACAGATAGTCAACTCCTTGAAGAATGGAAACACTTTTATCCAATTAATGGCAGTAATGTAGAAGCAGGACTTCCATCTCTAGTAGAAGTGCTTGTTGGTGGTGTTCGCATGCGTTATCCCTCATGTTATGTCCTGGTCACAGATATGGATGATACTCCATCTGATACTGCTCTTTCTCCACCAAATAGTCCTGCTAGTTACGAACATCCTCTCTTGAGTCAGCAGGATATACGAGCGGCTACCGAATTACCAGAACGTGTATGGGCAGAATGTACTTTAAGTTCACCAATTTCTGCTTCCAAGACAGAATCTTCCACAGAACCTGGAACCTGGACCTTCGTTGATCCAACACAAAAGTCTTCCTGTACCTGTTCAAA GTATGCCACCCCCGGGGGTTGGAAGAGCCTGGCCTCCTCTCAGGTTCAGAGGGAGAGAGTAGATAAAGGTGGACGGAGGGTCGTACCGTTTCATCGACGCTCTACCACCCAGTGGGATGCTTGTCCCTCTGTCCCTGCTAATGCCCCCAG GTCTGTATTGAACAGAACAGAAGCGCCGAGTACACCACCAGGCGGACCTCCTTCCTATTCAAGGGGACCACCAACAGGAGGAGATTGTCTACCAGTTCCATCTGTTGGCTCACCAGGATCTCCAGCACCTTCACCTCTTCCAACTCCACATTCCGAGCCAGCATCAGTTCCACCAGCAGAGCCTACAATGCCTACTCTTAGTCCTCAACCACCACCCAGTCATACAAACACTGCCCCACCACTAACCCCTTCTCAAGGCCCAAAATCAATTTCCTCTGCATGCAATAATCAAGTGCATAGTCCAGCCCCTGGACCAACATTAAAACGACCAGTCTTAGCCTCTAGAGAATGTGAGGATATATATCTAGAAAATGAACAGTCATTACCTTGGCTCTATGATTATTCAACGCAAGAAGCATGGCTCAATCATCCTGTAAAGCGTTTTAAGGAATCTAATACCAGTCCAGTCAATGTGAGGAGCAATACATTATATCCACCAATGAATTCTCAGGTTCCTCAATCTCAAACACCCAAATTAGAGATTAAGCAAGAACCAAATGTCAATGTT GGAGATTGCATTGGAAGAAGAACAGATCCATATGAGTTTGATGCAACAGGTGAAGAAAATGGCACAAGTGTTGATGGACTTAGACGACCAAGAGATGATCCTACTAAACCAGGATCGTTATTTACTAGTGAAGGTCTTCAAGCATCCTATAAAGATTTAGACCAAATCTTTGATAATTCCGATCCTGACACTTCTAGTGATGAAACC aatttaaacCAGCTTCAAGTACAAACTCCCCCAGAGTCGAATAGATCTGGTGGACTACATGAAGAAACCAGAGTAGATGCCAATAACAGACATAATAACCGGGGAGTTGGCGTGTTACGACCAGAAGAACTTTCCAAAATGTTTCCGACGCCACCATCCTTAGAGCATAATCCCGTTGCTTCGCCTTGTCAGTTAAATGACCCTTTAATGGACCAGACAGAACTTTCTGTACCTCAACGACCACTTAGGCATCTCCCCGACATTTATCCGAACATGGGATCTCCTCAAGAAGAGCCAATCGATGATTGGTCCTACGTGTTCAAACCTACACCTATCTGTAAGATGGTTGGTTCTTCCAAATATGCTCCACTCACAAATCTACCCAGTCAATCTCTACCATCTGTTACACTGCCATCGCACTGCGTATATAGATCTTCTTGGCAGTGCAACTCTACTTCCAACAATTCAGATAAACCACTTCCACCAACTAGACCTGGTTCAgttcaacaacaacaacaacaaccaTGCCCTCCGAGTCCAGCACCATTGGGAGCACCATATCGCTCGGCAACTATATCCGGAAGACCACCGCCGCCGCCATATGATCAACCAAGTCCAGCTACATCTACCACCTCTTCTTATCTGAACAAAAATCTGAATAGCATCGAAGCAGACACACCAGGCCCTACTCGTGCGCCAGAATCGAACTCTCTCATAGTGAATATCCTCTTAGGTGACACTGTGCTTAATATCTTCCGTGATCACAATTTTGACAGTTGCAGTCTCTGCGTGTGCAATGCAGGTCCAAAAGTTGTTGGTAATATTAAAGGTGCAGATGCTGGTGTGTATCTTACACACTCATGGTCAGGCGGAGCACTATTTCAAGATGATGATCAGATTAGGTGCAGTTGTGGCTTTAGTGCGGTTGTAAATCGACGGTTAGCTCATCAAGCTGGCTTGTTCTACGAAGATGAGATGGAAATTACTGGTATTGCAGAGGATCCagcagagaagaaaaaagcgtCTCTAATCGCTGTAGCCTGTGGAGGGGGCAAACCGTCGGAAGGTTTAGACGTGATACCACCTAATGTGTTAGAATTGCTCAGAGAACAGTGCCTGATCATACAGAGCTCCGCAAGCAGTCTTTACAGAGCATCCAGAATCTATTCCTCAATGAAGAGCTACCCGATGCTTACGCCTACTGTGAATATGTTAGAATTCAATGATGGTAACGAAGTGTCGCTAGCAGCTCTCGATCAGGGTAAAATTAATGGTACACACAATGAAAGAACTAATCGTGTAATTGGAGTGCATCGATGGGTGTTCCTTAGAGCAAAAGGACCTCAGTGCAGTGGTGATATCGTGAGAATGATGAGAGCTCTACAACCACTGTTACAAGATGCTGTGCAGAAAAAATGTACAACTCGTATGTGGGAAGCACCATATACCGTTGCAGGTCCCTTGACTTGGAGACAATTCCATCGTTTAGCTGGTCGCGGAACCGATGATCGCTGTGAACCTCAACCAATACCTGCATTGGTTGTTGGATATGACCGAGATTGGTTGTCTTTATCACCTTATGCTTTAAGTTACTGGGAGAAACTACTCTTGGAGCCATATGCTGGACCAAGAGACGTCGCCTATGTAGTGGTAGCACCAGACAATGATTgtgttattaataaagtaaaatcatTCTTCCGCGAACTATCAACTACGTATGAA ATTTGTCGGCTAGGAAGGCATACACCTATTTCAAAATCGTTACGCGATGGTATTCTTCGCGTTGGAAAAGCATCAATGCAAAAACAAGTCAAACAACCAATAGACGATTGGTTTAAACTTCTAGGAGAGAATCAATTAGGAGAACTATTGCGATTGTATGCGCAAGTCTGTAATCATCGATTAGCTCCATATTTAACACAGGTTATTCAAGATCGAAGTTTGTTAGATCCTGGAGACTTGCAACCGACTAACAAACAACAACAGCCGCAAACAACTATTCCTGTTACTGATACAATGCCAGTCACACCTGATGTAATGACAAATAAATCAGAATCCGTTG AAGGAGAAAATCCTAGAAGTGAAACACCATCGTCAAACACAACAGCAAATACTAATTCTAATACCGGTAACACAACACCAACTTCACAAACTGCCGCGATACACACTAATACAACATCGGGTCCAGATGAAGAGGAAATCGAGCCTCCAGCTATAGTCGTTTACTTAGTAGAACCTTTCTCATTGGGGGGTCCCGAAGATGCTGACCGACGAAGACTTGCTATTTTAGCTTTGTTACGTGCATATTCGACAGCAGTTAATAGCATGCCTGAAAATCTTAGATCCAATATCAATGTTCAG ATAATATCTTTGGAAAGTATAATGGAGTTAGGACGAGCTAGGGAAAGGCGCAAAATACAGGACGAAATGAGAGCTTTAGCGTTAAACGTGTTTCTACAGGGCCGCCGGTTATTAAATCATAACTCCACAGTAAAAAGTCTTACTGGTTTTGGTACCGCTGCCGCAGCAGACATTTTCCTTAAGAGTAAAGAT GAACGAAATAGAGCCTCGTACCGGTTGTACTCACCCGCCTACGTCTTGGCTCCACTACGGGCGAAAAGCGAAGCACCAGAGTCTTTCGGCATCGCTGGACCAGAAGAGTGTGCAGTTTTGTATCTCAGCTATTGTCTTAGCGAAGATCAATCATGGCTGCTTGCGGTTGCAACTGATGATAGaggagaaatatttgaaacagcTACTATCAACATCGATATAccaaatagaaaaagaagaaaacgcgCTTCAGCCAGACGAATTGGATTACAAAAATTGATGGATTTCATACTTGGTGTAATGTCTCAAGGT GTACAACCTTGGAGGTTAGTAGTAGGTCGTGTAGGACGCATTGGACATGGTGAGCTGAAAGGTTGGAGCTGGTTACTATCCAGAAAAGCGCTTCTCAAAGCCTCTAAACACCTTAAAGAAATATGTGGCCAGTGCAGTCTTTTATATCCGTCAGCAGCACCTTGTGTGCTTAGCGCCTGTCTAGTCTCCCTTGAACCAGATTCAACTCTCAGGCTTATGGCTGATCAATTCACACCTGATGAAAGGTTTAGTCAGGCGTCAGTAAACTGCCAATTATCTACACCACAAGATGTTACATGCACTCATATTCTCGTTTTTCCTACATCTGCTACCACACAG TCATCACAGACTGCATTTCAAGAGCAGCATATTAATGGACCAGAATTAGGAGATGATGAGCTATTTTCTGCACTAAACGATGATATGCCAGAAGGTATGGAAGGCATGGGAGACTTTAATGACATCTTCAATGTATGGCCAGAGGCTGGTGCTGGTGGAGGTCAAAGCCCTGGTGGTAGCCCACATCGTCCTGAAGGATCCCCACTGGGTGGAGATGGTGGAGGTTCAGGATTAGGCAATCATGATGGCCCTGGTAGTCCGTTTCCATGTAGTAACACACCAAGA GTAGCAGTTGCTGAACAAGCAGAAGAAGTTGGAACTTTATTGCAGCAGCCACTTGCTCTTGGTTACTTAGTGTCTACTGCACCAACTGGACGAATGCCTCCATGGTTTTGGTCAGCCTGTCCCCATTTAGAGGGTGTTTGCCCGGTGTTCTTGAAAAATGCCTTACATTTGCATAGTCCAGCAATACAGCAGAATAGTGATGACCTATTGCAACAACAAAGTGCACTCACTGCTCATCCGTTAGATTCACAGTATACCACCGATGTGCTCAG atATGTGCTGGAGGGATACAATGCACTATCGTGGCTCGCAGTGGATGCGAACACGAAGGATCGTTTATCCTGTTTACCAGTGCACGTACAAGCGCTCATGCAACTCTACCATGCAGCGGCAGCTCTCGTCTGA